The genomic stretch tattaaatttaaatttaaatttacggcaaatgaatctttgaaacattattacttttgaccatcggatggctgcctggtcgtgcggttttcgcgctggactgtcgttcagatttatggatggcccagggttcaaaccctgcccgctcccatcccccgtcgtcctgcgggaggtttggactaggaagtaattatcttcaactctgaaggaacatccgaaacgtgtaaaacattttacatcaaaattaaatcacctcttgaatattatttgcgaatatgcagatccgacagggatccgacttcgacgggggccgcctctgagtttgtgtaacacaaactctctttgtaatcttgttatttatttattcacgtATTGTCaccaactatgaataattattggaaatttaaacttgatcagagaatgagaAATGGGGGTAAAATACGTGAACGAAACGTTtaaaaggggaataactccaaATATATAGCCACATCTTTcaaagtaatatttattttcctttatcgatgccaaagaaaaaaaaactaattaactaatttgttattttttttttattgattattgttagtaaaaaataaaaaaataaataaatgtgtaaagtttcaacttcatccagGAATGGGTCTTGTACACAaactgtaccagacagataggCAGAGTaagtggatataagctttgtaaaaataacgaATTGGATGGCACAGATAGAACACACAACATGCGTGTTTTTAACGCATCACACAACATGCGTGTTTTTAACGCATCACACAACATACGTGTTTTTAACGCATCACACAACATACGTGATTTTAACGCATTAATCTATCAACTCCGCTGCCAGCTTCGAGAATTTCAACTTCAAACTTTTCCAGAATCAATGAagaaagtttcccttttcagacttatggggcagataatgttaaggctatctgtttctatggctaactattggccagcacaacgaccaatcgcctttacatTCCTAACTAAAAAAAGGTACCCATTAACGTTGGGTTGGACTCAACTCAAAGCTGGACtgaagggcgccctaaaaaacccaaaactcaaaatacaagtcttcaccgagattcgaacccaggactccaggttcggaagccaagtgcttaaccactcagccactgcgctcCACAACGAAGAAAGCGTTAGCTAATTGTGGGCATTGAAAAACTAATTTTGTTAATCTAACGTTTTCTTTGTTGCCAGGCAGATACGCGTGACGTGGTAATGTCAAGTGAAGATGGGTTAGTGTCATTGGCAGTTACATCAACATCACGTAATTGTAGATAGGCTTGAGGGAgttaagcagtggcgtagctagggtgggggaggaaggggaagaatttgaaaatcttcccgggcccccacttgagtgtttttatattgaaaattaaTATTCCGCAACATGCAGGGGCCACCAGAGAGTTCAATCTCCATGGCCctcaaacgatggaaaattcctagctacgcccctggaatTTGGGTTATAGAAGCTAATGCTTGTAAATATATCCCTCAAAAAGCCCTGTTTCTAGTGGTTCTAGTGGttccacgtttctccctcaaaagctactgtctgcgggctttttctgtgcacggacaaaaggtttggaactcgctcccaattgatctcagacagacaacatgctacactacattcaaaaagaatattaagacctacctgtttaaaacttttttagatacATTTGTCATTTTAGatctcgtgtttgtgtttgtaaagttatcacagcgccttgagcctacattttgtttattaacagcgttttataaattaaaatattattattattattatgttagaaatgaacgagtagtcattctgtGGCGCtaccagggtcgagtttcgctaaagagaaacaaaattcatcgtagtccctttatcagtttccactgaggaattttctggtgatgtggcaggtctgcagcagtaccaccctctgacaggcaacgagaatgttcctaggaataaCAAGGGcctgaaggtatctgtgaggtcagttgttattattccctcggttgatatgacaatggggtatattgttattttagataatatccataaacgcttaatctccaagccaaggttcccatattttcgttgtttttccagctcagtttttttttaaattataagataGTGGTACGACGATGTCAATAACGGTagcggccttttcttttttatcgatgagcagcaaatcagggcgattaaaatctaccgttttgtcagtcaaaataggcctatcccagtacagtagatgatccgtagactcgagaacctcttgtggtgagtatttgtaataaggaggagtgtCCTTGCCGATCAAATTATGTGTCAgagccaagtgctggtgtattagctttgcaacttggttatggcgacctaggtaggcagattccgatagggctgaacatcccgccattatgtgttcaattgactcacccacatttccacattttcggcatttgtctacaatattgagttttaggatatgtttgtcgtaattttttgttctaattactctgtcctgtattgctgtgacAAAGCTTTCAGTTTcggggtagagatgacctgcttttagCCATGCTAAAGAAGCggccttgtcaatgttgtccccatgtaatgaagccggaaattttccgtggagtgttttttcttcccattggcgaatctcatgcccgacgtagtccaaaccgacattaacatctacattgtttaggttcagaggggttgcatcatAATCGTATttgcgtaggaaggaaactagttcatcgctggaggcgtgcagttttgatcgtattttggAAACTTGCGTCTTACAcagtttgaagatgttctgcaatccacggccTCCATCCTTCCGGGGCAGGTATggccttatggtggaggacctGGGGTGTAAACATCGGAATTTGGTTAATAATTTCCtcgtgagtctgtcaatgtcatgtaggtcggtatCTGTCCATTTGATGACACCGAATGTATAGAGGAGCACTAGGACGGCCCAGCTATTTATTGCCGTGATGAGGTTACTGCTAGACAGTTTTGTGTTGAgaattttattaactctttgcttgtatttgccaagaaagtcctcttttaattttttatggtttatcgtggcattctggtttattccaagatatttataaagggAGGCAGAGTTCAGTTcttcgatgccttcaaatgcaatgttggtgttggctgccttgcccttttttatgcttatgataccacacttatccaggccaaatgACATGCAGATATCGTCACTGAAGCGTTTTACTGTTTTAATTAAGGTGTGTAACTTTTGCTCGTTCTCTGCATATAGCTTTGAATCATCCATGTATAACAGGTGAGACACAGACTTTGTaaatttagtgtcaaccctaaaaccgtttgtagtgccatgccattattattattattattattactattattgccATTCTCACTCCAACAAAATAAGAGcgagaaatatttaaaactccaacacacacattaaaaaaaaaaggattagtCCCACCCTACATTTTGTCTTATGTCTCTGGCCCTGTAACACAAAGTACATTATTCTGTAAGGGGTGCCTGGGGTGGGTGGGGTATGGGAGACAAACTTTTGTCTTGCACAAAACATGTTACAACCTAAGGTAGACTGTAGTCAAGTCAATTAAGTTCCAAGGTATCCATAGATTTATTGATCGTGTCTGTCTCACAAAACCAGAAGATACGTTTCTTCTCATACTTTGGATGTTCAACTCCAAAGTTCATGTGTCTCTTCAGTTTAAAGACTGTATCAGAAACTACATTCACAGTACAGGTAAGAGTATTATATATACTACGGTTTCGTTGTTAGTAACATAGTACTatcaaaatgttatattttctaattaatgcttttttttttaaatgcaagaTATATACGGTAGAAGTACTTTCCACCAATAGGCGCGggggctgagcggtaaagcgcttgcctCCGAATCAacgtcccgggttcaaatcctggtgaaactgtaatttttttaaattttaggatctttgggcgcctctgagtccacccagctcgaatgggtacctgacattagatggggaaaaagtaaaggcggatggtcgttgttctggccacatgacacccttgttaaccataggccacagaaacagatgatcttttcatcatctgccctatagaccacaagatctgaaaggggaactttacattttacTTCCCACCAGATTTGGGAGTGACATAAGAATCTCTTAGGGCTCTAGGCCATGAATAGACCAATGATAAGGCAATCTTTCTGTCTGGGACGGTTTCAACAAGATGTCTATTTATCACACACCTTTCTCTGGGAAGACCATTGCCGTACTATTTGTCACCATTGTCTTCAGGGCTCAGGGTTTTCACTATCAAGAGGAACGATTTTGTGATTTGGGAAAAAATagaagcacatttcttattccatacgctaaaacaaattcatacaagtgcttcttcttcttccctagtgtcattagaggatggaatgggttgcctgaatttgccaggaaaaccaacgatttagcagagttaaagtcattgattaacatgcctgacctgattgacacatgaaatactaagacgtaattatcttatttttttaaagtagcgtctataatgtataagataagattgatgATGCTTTCTTTCATCCCCACCAAGTGCTATGAACTAGGTTCCATATGCCATAAGATTGTAGGTGAATATGCCATAAGATTATACAGtgtatattttaataaagtCTTATAAATACGTACAAGTCACCTACCTGTGTGTTACAAGTTTCGCTACAATGCTTAAGCGATATGTCTTTCTTTTCAGATGTGATCGAAGCACTTCTGTTTTAGATATGAATATAATGAAAACGTCTTCTACTGCCTATGTGTGAAACGTCTTATCTTGTATTTTAGCGTGGACGTATTTGAATAAAGTGACTCtatgcttatataaaaaaaaatgtgctgcaTCATTGAACCATTCAAAACAAGTGTTGCTGCTGAAGTAGACTATGCCAAAGAAGACGTCgaagtgaaagctatatatGATGCAATAAAATCTGACGATGACAACACAGTAGATTTAAGTCAAAAGAAGAAGGACGCCAACCAAGACGAAGGTTCTGATCAGAATGAAGACTCAAAAGGGTTGTGTGCACTTCGCAAGTTCATTATAGGCCGTGATAAAGTAGAGGTTTCTAATCGTTTAAGAAATTTTTATTCTAGAGCTTCCGAAGTTTACACAGAGGAGAATAAAACTGAAGGAAGCCGAGACAGACTGATACACACTGCTGCATTATTCAGTAAAGATAGCAGCATAATTGAACTCTTGACGAAGTATTGCCCATCATTGATTACCAAGAAACGAACAGGGGGCTATGCGGGACAAACTGCTTTGCATATaaccatttttaaacaaaagtttataGCTACAGAAATCCTTTTAAAAGCGGCAAAGTCTAACAATCTCTATAACAAGGTCTTGTCTGCCAGGGCCACGGGGCCCAATTTCAAGAATAACATAATGATGGGAGAGACTGTATTCTCTGTAGCTGTATTAACTCTAAAACCTGAGATGGTAGATCTTCTGCTGAGACACGACGCTCCTATTGAAGAAGTCAATagcaagggagataatgttattcatacattaattaaatatgCGGCTATTAAACCTGACAGTATACCCAAAATTATCAAAATGTTAAAGtacttgagaaaaaaaacattgaatcGCTATAAAGACCAGGACAAAACAGACACGTTAGTTGCAAAATTATGGTTtggagaaaatgaaaatttagagacGCCATTAAAGTTGTCCGTTTCCAGAGGGTTAGTAGACGTCTTCAATGCCCTGATGAAGATGAAATCTATATTCTACTTTCCTTGCAAAATTGACGGAACTTTCGACTTACGCTTCTATGACATAACAGAGATCGATCACATCAATCAGCTGGAATACACAAAAAACAAGTTAAAGAAGACACCCATCTCCAGCTCCTGCTGCCCCAGCTGCTCCTTCTCCTGCTACTCCTGCTGCCCCCGTTGCACCAGCTGCTGCACCTGCTGCAGATGCTACTGTTGCTCAAGCTGCTTCTTTGTTAAGAAACGAATTTCTATTACTGAAAAGCTTTGCGATCTTAAATGGGAAACAGCATTGCCTTTTATTGATGACTATGATGTTCCCATAATCAAAGCCGTCTTGTCCAAAAGATACAATAACAAAAGCCTAAAGTTTGTTTACATGCTGTACGCTTTTAACCACTTAATTATGTTGCTACTTTTTACAATCTCCATTTTCTACAGAAAGTATGTTGCCAATACAAAATGCAGCGACAGCTGCAGAAATGAATATAATGTAAGCCAAGTGGTGCCCTGGATTCTTATGGTTTACGGCATGGCAATGATAGCTTTAGAGTTTGTGAGATGtctgggtttaaaaaaaattgacttggTTTTTAAACCTTACAAAAAAAGTCAAGGAAAAGGGGAATTCTTAAAAGAAATAGGCAGACGCCTGATAATGAGATATCATCAGAATGACTTGTACAGAATCGGACAATTAGTATTCGCTGTCTGTTTAGTGGTCgattgttttatgtttaatgtccaaaaggaggacaaaaatgATCTGACCGTGACCGCTCTCTTTTCTGGCGTCTGGTTcacattctttttctttaagGGATTGGACAAGTTTTCGATCTACACGGTCATGTTTCAGAAAGTCATTATGGGAGATATGTTTCGTTTTGGTATCTGGATAGTGATTGAGTTCACTGCGTTTTGTTTCGCTATGTACATCGTTCTGAGTGATAACATCAATGAAGTAGAAGAGTTCAGTACATTTACGAATACAACATTAACCATGTTTTCTTACATGCTTGGCCTCAAGGATTTGTCTTTCCTAGACCAAGTGGATGACACAAGTCAGCATCTAGTGGCCATTATCTATGTCTTATGTATAATCGTCACATATATACTGCTGATCAACTCACTGATCGCTATGATGTCTAAAAATGCAGAGGATACTTTTAAACATCGAAAGTCCATGATTCTCTTACAGAAGTTCTCCGTCGTCTTGTTCTTGGAcgccatttttttaatattctgttTACATAAACCGATCAATGAAAGATTGTCTTCCGGTACAATCTCCAATTCAAGAAAAGACAATCCAAAAAAAGACAGATTCTACCTGGCCATAAAAACAGAAAATAGTGGTAAATTTAAACGACAAAATAATGACGGAAGCAGTTTGAGAAATTTAACtttaagagattttaaaaacaatttgctTCTAACCAAACAAACAATttcaaaggaaagaaaaaaaatgtttgacattttaaaagatttaccCATTAAAGCACAAACGCCACATACACCCTCATTTGAAGGTGGTGAAGATTCACAAAGTAAAACGGAATATGTGATTGACATAAGATCAGAGCCCCGGATTCCTGATGATAGTGACCCAGTGCTTGATATAGACAAtcaattttaaagaaacaaagtgTTTTAACGAGGCCGGATTTACAAACGCAGTGCAGACTGAGTGACGTCCCGTggacaataaaaattaaaatttataagtAATGTATTTTTCTATGTTCAAAAATATTAGCTTTTAGATTTAGTCATTAATATTATTCAGtgcattttttatataaaaacaagcagaacaaaaataataaaaaaaaacaaagcttgtattTAGTTTAGTTACATCAATGAATCTAAATCTGTCTGGAATAGCCGCGAAatctgtcatgtaattaaacttgtaatagatcaagactatcaataataaatctgcgattagaaataatcttgcccatttttattttgtttagcgcaatctcatgtttttagctttctcactaagctatgatcctatcactttctcactaaactatgatcctatcactttctcactaagctatgatcctatcactttctcactaagctatgatcctatcactttcttactaagctatgatcctatcactttctttctaagctatgatcctatcacttgtctcgacCAGTTAAAAAGGGtatgggggagaaagaaggagatATCGGGGTGatcacttttaaaatgtatatttctttaaattgaacgacctgaattcaaactctgGGGCTAAAGCCTTCTAAGCCTCCTCAAACCACTGCGCCAGGGATGAAACTATGTTAATAActagttataaatatttacaacCTTTCTTCCTACAAACAATATAAgaggctaattcaacttatactttcttatcagtcaagtagaatttctttcccttgttcgagatacaaaacaaaactttagttttttttttttttgttttattgattcttgtgttttcatGTAACAGAAATAAGTATGCCACATTTCAGTGTGGGAAAATTagtgtgtacaaacttttttccagacagacagaaagagtgagttgatataagctttgcaaaaaaaacaacaacattcgaAACATTTGAAGTAGCGATACTATCACTTGCATTCTTGGGTACCAATTATTTTCTCTTCTGTGTGTCTGTGAtcgttttaattaaatattttatttagttattcTGAGAAGTTTAATGGATTTAACAAAGTATGCATATTAGAGTAGGAATGAGATTAAATGTACACATAGGCCTATCaagttctttctttaaaaaaaacgtcatACTTTAGAGCTATTGATATTTTAAGTGCATTAGCCTAAATTAAAGCTTGTAGAGGTTAAGAGGTCTCAACTTACTAAAGCCACAATATGGCATGTATGGATTTACTAGGCCCGTGTATTAAATATACATGATTTTAATTATTCATTGATAGACTTATATTTATAACCTGgcattaattaattcatttatatatttataaccaCCTTATTTATGTATTGATATATGGACAACCGgctattattttgtgtgtgtgtgtgtggggaaaTATAAATTGCAGTTTCAGTATCCTGGGCAATTATGTAAGACTctgtttgtaaatatttttgataATGTACATGTATATGAATGATAAATAAAGAGTATTCATTTATTTCTCTGTCAGTCTCactttctttaataataataatattaagaagaagaagaagaaagaaaatatcatgatgtcggattttcagtATCTTTCTAGTATACGAGATCAAAAAGGGAAGgacggacggatagacagaccacacaaaaccaatagcgtcttttcccctttcgggggcgctaataatagtaatctttattatccataaggaaatttctcttacaatttgtgcattcaccaaacaaaacatgataacTAAAGAAAGCCAAAATAAATATTGAcatcagactcactcataatgtACAGGTCTAGGGTAAACAATGCAACATCTAAAACTCGTATAGTCTACACATGGGCGCTCCAGGGACTGTGACATTGCCATTGTGGTACATTTGATACAACAAGGAATTTTAATCAGAAAATCCTTTTCGCTGTTTAACAAAATTTACTGATGATGCGGCTTCTCTAGCCTAGTTCTCAAAGTCTGACCTAAATGACTTTCttagagaaataaaaacattgaacaATACTGCtataataactttttaaatattaaatgtaaaaaaacaacaacaacaaagaaataataatcgaTTATCGTAGGAAAATGACATTGTTTCTGTAGTTGGAgagaaatagtgcaaacttttaaatatcttGGCACTGTCttagacaataaattaaattttaaagcaaatattgCTTATATCACCAAAAGAGGGCAACAAAGattaaaattacttaaaaaaaatgtcctacACAGTTGaacagaagtaaaaaaaaagccacatgACTTTGAAATCACTGGCGTTTGTGGCTCCTGCGGATTTTTTTAGTATGccaaatttagtttttgtatgGACAGATGTATGATTAATTTATAGTTCTTAGGTTTTTGTATATTCGTGCTGGAAATATGTATAACAGTCCGTTTTTACTTGCAATGCTTACTAAAAGGTGGACCAAAAGGTGAAACCGTTGTGTGAAACACAGAACTTCTCTGTTTCATCCTTTTAGTTTGTGTATTGAGATACACTATCATTACTTCATGCTGGCCCCAGACCTGTTGAATAACAAAGGGCAGTAAATCCAAAGCCTAAGCAGAGACAAAGCTTGCTACCTGAAGAGCCAATGTCAATCAAATGAGCTATAGAAatcaaaaagggaaatagaGCATATCGTTCGAAGACTTTAGTTTTAATGTTCCGTTGCGGGATGGCGGCAAGCTTGGGGGGAGGGGTGGGGAAAGGGGGAAGGGTGGGTGTaacacttaaaacaaaatattattataattagtacaaatttaacactattgctacagaaacggcaaactcgacacataatgaaaactatacatgcggcgagggcggccaaacatggcaagcctttcaacgcaaggaaaccgacattgccagtgacagatcattatggagacagcttgccgcccaatacgccgaacggcgcgggaggacctaagtctaagtaagtctaagtctacGGTTGTGGTTAGgcaaataaaaaactttatttgttcttaatggaaataaaaaggagGCTTGAAGGAAGGGTTAAATACAGGTTGAAACAAGCTCGAAACATTTCCTCGGAAAACTGATTTTCTGACAATAGGCATTGTTagatgcatgggcgtagccaggatttttttttcggggggggggt from Biomphalaria glabrata chromosome 9, xgBioGlab47.1, whole genome shotgun sequence encodes the following:
- the LOC129928280 gene encoding transient receptor potential cation channel subfamily V member 2-like produces the protein MCCIIEPFKTSVAAEVDYAKEDVEVKAIYDAIKSDDDNTVDLSQKKKDANQDEGSDQNEDSKGLCALRKFIIGRDKVEVSNRLRNFYSRASEVYTEENKTEGSRDRLIHTAALFSKDSSIIELLTKYCPSLITKKRTGGYAGQTALHITIFKQKFIATEILLKAAKSNNLYNKVLSARATGPNFKNNIMMGETVFSVAVLTLKPEMVDLLLRHDAPIEEVNSKGDNVIHTLIKYAAIKPDSIPKIIKMLKYLRKKTLNRYKDQDKTDTLVAKLWFGENENLETPLKLSVSRGLVDVFNALMKMKSIFYFPCKIDGTFDLRFYDITEIDHINQLEYTKNKLKKTPISSSCCPSCSFSCYSCCPRCTSCCTCCRCYCCSSCFFVKKRISITEKLCDLKWETALPFIDDYDVPIIKAVLSKRYNNKSLKFVYMLYAFNHLIMLLLFTISIFYRKYVANTKCSDSCRNEYNVSQVVPWILMVYGMAMIALEFVRCLGLKKIDLVFKPYKKSQGKGEFLKEIGRRLIMRYHQNDLYRIGQLVFAVCLVVDCFMFNVQKEDKNDLTVTALFSGVWFTFFFFKGLDKFSIYTVMFQKVIMGDMFRFGIWIVIEFTAFCFAMYIVLSDNINEVEEFSTFTNTTLTMFSYMLGLKDLSFLDQVDDTSQHLVAIIYVLCIIVTYILLINSLIAMMSKNAEDTFKHRKSMILLQKFSVVLFLDAIFLIFCLHKPINERLSSGTISNSRKDNPKKDRFYLAIKTENSGKFKRQNNDGSSLRNLTLRDFKNNLLLTKQTISKERKKMFDILKDLPIKAQTPHTPSFEGGEDSQSKTEYVIDIRSEPRIPDDSDPVLDIDNQF